A region from the Brevibacterium paucivorans genome encodes:
- a CDS encoding DUF2382 domain-containing protein, with the protein MTFQNNIDELQKSTVIDRNGDKIGSVGQVYVHNSTNTPSWVTVNTGLFGTKETFIPLNEAELKGEEIHVPYEKDFVKDAPNIDEDSELSPEQENELYRYYGVQDDNADAGVAGDADRAGEAGDADRAGEAGVAGTAGVAGTAGVAGAAGAADGQREGVVADDAHATADRDGVAAQEGVAADAHAAGDVNADQKVTLHEERVNVGKEKVETGRVRLRKHVVTETKSVEVPVEREELVVERTPATGDAPAGTVGEEEVEVSLSEERPVVDKETVATEDVHVGTRTVQDTERVSTDVAHEEVDVDNVDGGTVDPNRTDNLG; encoded by the coding sequence ATGACTTTCCAGAACAACATCGACGAACTGCAGAAATCCACTGTTATCGACCGCAATGGCGACAAGATCGGCTCGGTCGGACAGGTTTACGTGCACAACAGCACCAACACCCCGTCATGGGTCACCGTTAACACGGGACTCTTTGGCACAAAGGAAACCTTCATCCCACTGAACGAAGCCGAACTCAAGGGCGAGGAAATCCACGTGCCTTACGAAAAGGACTTCGTTAAGGACGCACCAAACATTGACGAAGACAGCGAACTGTCGCCTGAACAGGAAAACGAACTGTACCGCTACTACGGCGTGCAGGACGACAACGCTGATGCTGGTGTAGCCGGTGACGCTGACCGTGCAGGTGAAGCTGGTGACGCTGATCGCGCTGGTGAAGCTGGCGTGGCTGGAACCGCAGGTGTTGCTGGAACTGCTGGCGTTGCCGGTGCTGCTGGTGCTGCAGACGGACAGCGCGAGGGCGTTGTTGCTGATGACGCACACGCAACCGCTGACCGCGACGGTGTTGCTGCGCAGGAAGGTGTTGCTGCTGACGCACACGCTGCTGGAGACGTTAACGCTGACCAGAAGGTCACCTTGCACGAAGAACGCGTCAACGTTGGCAAGGAAAAGGTTGAAACTGGTCGCGTTCGCCTCCGCAAGCACGTTGTGACTGAAACCAAGAGCGTTGAAGTTCCTGTTGAGCGCGAAGAGCTGGTTGTTGAGCGCACCCCTGCTACTGGTGACGCACCTGCAGGCACCGTCGGTGAAGAGGAAGTAGAAGTTTCCCTCTCCGAAGAACGTCCAGTTGTTGACAAAGAAACTGTTGCAACCGAAGACGTTCACGTAGGCACCCGCACCGTGCAGGACACCGAACGCGTTTCGACCGACGTTGCACACGAAGAAGTTGACGTAGACAACGTTGACGGTGGCACCGTAGACCCAAACCGCACTGACAACCTGGGCTAA
- a CDS encoding XRE family transcriptional regulator codes for MTIWTLSNDWFDRHTTQDLTYRVRVRALTPGALDAAWARIVEEHGADEDGVVPIGGAALIRVNDREAEAISGGEDALDSLEWAVNDVLGEALKGAEVLVVAEERALVTDAGDTERQIEVTEDRADIEAARVSRAEVEADGAVPWDEVKADLDIE; via the coding sequence ATGACAATTTGGACGTTATCCAACGACTGGTTCGATCGACACACCACACAAGATCTCACCTATCGCGTCCGCGTGCGAGCCTTGACACCAGGCGCTTTGGACGCCGCATGGGCACGAATCGTTGAGGAACACGGCGCTGACGAAGACGGTGTTGTTCCGATCGGTGGCGCTGCGCTCATCCGGGTAAACGACCGGGAAGCTGAAGCCATCAGCGGGGGAGAAGATGCACTCGACTCCCTCGAATGGGCAGTCAACGACGTCCTCGGTGAGGCTCTCAAGGGAGCAGAGGTGCTCGTCGTTGCAGAAGAGCGCGCCCTCGTCACCGATGCGGGTGACACGGAACGACAGATTGAGGTTACGGAGGATCGTGCCGACATTGAAGCCGCGCGAGTTTCACGCGCAGAGGTCGAGGCCGACGGTGCGGTTCCTTGGGACGAGGTCAAAGCTGACCTGGATATTGAATGA